A genome region from Anaerohalosphaeraceae bacterium includes the following:
- a CDS encoding PQQ-binding-like beta-propeller repeat protein: protein MKKGILSLFFFTGLASVLVSGVFAADWPQWRGPGRDGRVQDFSAPSQWPAELKQQWSVPVGQGVATPALVGQRLYLFTRQGNEEVILCLDAQTGKEIWSNRYEAAAVTGAPGRFPGPRSSPAVGEGKVVTLGVGGVVSCLNAEDGKLLWRTDPYSGAVVRFYTAVSPLIAEGMAIVQLGKEENGGVIAYDLNSGQPRWQWTQEGPAYASPVLLTVEGSRQVVAFTDKKLVGLALGDGELLWELPFLPLERSYNSVSPIVDGQTVIYSGAQRGTFAVRVEKQGEGFSARSLWENKEVSAKYNTPVLHQGFLYGLTDNGYLFCLNASDGTLGWRGQTQYDRGGFGAIVDAGSVLMFLSPTGDLVVFEPNPKEFKQTASYKVSQTQTYAHPVLAGGRIYIKDQENLILWTLE, encoded by the coding sequence ATGAAAAAGGGTATCTTGTCTCTGTTCTTTTTTACCGGATTGGCATCTGTGTTGGTATCGGGGGTTTTTGCTGCCGACTGGCCTCAATGGCGCGGTCCGGGGCGTGACGGAAGAGTACAGGATTTTTCCGCTCCTTCCCAGTGGCCGGCGGAACTCAAACAGCAGTGGTCTGTGCCCGTCGGACAGGGGGTAGCCACTCCCGCCCTTGTGGGACAGCGGCTGTATCTGTTCACCCGGCAGGGCAATGAAGAAGTGATTTTGTGCCTTGATGCTCAAACCGGAAAAGAAATTTGGTCCAACCGCTATGAAGCCGCCGCAGTCACCGGGGCTCCGGGACGATTTCCGGGTCCCCGCAGTTCCCCGGCCGTCGGGGAAGGCAAGGTGGTCACCCTCGGCGTCGGCGGCGTGGTCTCCTGTCTGAATGCGGAGGACGGGAAACTCCTGTGGCGGACCGACCCCTATTCCGGGGCTGTTGTACGGTTTTACACGGCTGTTTCGCCTTTGATAGCCGAAGGAATGGCGATTGTTCAGCTGGGCAAGGAAGAGAACGGCGGCGTCATCGCCTATGATTTGAATTCCGGTCAGCCCCGCTGGCAGTGGACGCAGGAAGGGCCCGCTTATGCTTCACCGGTTCTTCTGACTGTCGAGGGGAGCCGGCAGGTGGTCGCATTTACCGACAAGAAACTGGTCGGACTGGCCCTGGGCGACGGTGAGCTTCTCTGGGAGCTGCCGTTTCTGCCGCTGGAGCGCTCCTATAATTCCGTCTCACCGATTGTTGATGGACAGACTGTTATCTATTCCGGCGCTCAGCGGGGCACGTTTGCCGTTCGAGTGGAAAAGCAGGGAGAGGGGTTTTCAGCCCGCTCGCTCTGGGAAAACAAGGAAGTGTCCGCCAAATACAATACCCCCGTTCTTCATCAGGGCTTTCTCTATGGTCTTACGGACAATGGGTATCTGTTCTGCCTGAATGCCTCCGACGGCACGCTCGGCTGGCGCGGCCAGACCCAGTATGACCGCGGCGGTTTCGGAGCCATTGTCGATGCCGGTTCGGTTCTGATGTTTTTGTCGCCGACCGGCGATTTGGTTGTGTTTGAGCCCAATCCGAAGGAGTTTAAGCAAACCGCCTCCTATAAGGTTTCCCAGACGCAGACCTATGCGCATCCGGTCCTTGCGGGCGGCCGCATCTACATCAAAGACCAGGAAAACCTGATTCTCTGGACACTGGAATAA
- a CDS encoding fumarylacetoacetate hydrolase family protein gives MKLASCFYNNRVTCGIVTPEGFIDIPTATQDNPKNRLHSVKEILIKGAGAMETLQKILERPTEKIPYDNLMWLAPIPKPNKILALAGNYPQHIQETGRYKDLPNLTGKKSPIRPFMMPPTAACGHQKTILWPLYSEEVDYEIELAVIIGKTARALSPERAKNVIAGYTIANDISARSVTFGRKKEAGGEKDFYEWLMGKWSDDFLPLGPWMVTADEIADPQNLPMTLKVNGEVRQSASTAEMIYTVYEIVSFLSYLMTLEPGDVIATGTPHGVGAATGRYLQPGDVMECTIEGIGTLTNRMGEKPPAFYTGVR, from the coding sequence ATGAAGCTTGCCTCCTGTTTTTACAACAACCGCGTTACATGCGGAATTGTAACGCCGGAAGGGTTTATTGACATTCCAACCGCCACTCAGGACAACCCGAAAAACCGCCTTCACAGCGTCAAGGAAATCCTGATTAAAGGGGCCGGTGCAATGGAAACGCTCCAGAAGATTTTGGAGCGGCCGACAGAAAAAATCCCTTATGACAACCTGATGTGGCTGGCTCCGATCCCCAAGCCCAACAAGATTCTGGCATTGGCGGGAAACTATCCGCAGCACATTCAGGAAACGGGCCGGTATAAGGATTTGCCGAATCTGACGGGCAAAAAAAGTCCCATTCGACCGTTTATGATGCCTCCGACAGCGGCCTGCGGCCATCAGAAAACGATTCTGTGGCCTCTGTACAGCGAGGAAGTGGATTACGAAATTGAACTGGCGGTCATTATCGGAAAAACGGCTCGTGCTCTCTCACCGGAACGAGCCAAAAATGTGATTGCCGGCTATACGATTGCCAATGATATTTCGGCGCGGTCGGTCACTTTCGGACGGAAAAAAGAAGCGGGCGGCGAAAAGGATTTTTATGAATGGCTGATGGGCAAATGGTCGGACGATTTTCTGCCGCTGGGGCCGTGGATGGTTACGGCGGATGAAATCGCCGACCCGCAGAATCTTCCGATGACCCTGAAAGTCAACGGGGAAGTGCGGCAAAGCGCCTCCACCGCCGAAATGATTTATACGGTTTACGAAATCGTTTCCTTCCTGAGCTACCTGATGACGCTGGAGCCGGGGGATGTGATTGCCACCGGCACGCCGCACGGGGTCGGCGCCGCAACCGGACGCTATCTGCAGCCCGGCGATGTGATGGAATGCACCATCGAAGGCATCGGCACGCTGACCAACCGAATGGGCGAAAAACCTCCGGCGTTTTACACCGGCGTACGATAA
- a CDS encoding alpha-L-fucosidase, whose product MQSFIDSFFLGALGIVLASFGTALSQGREVPAQETLQEPSLPQWLKDAKFGILVCWGPYSVPAFDNEWYFRNMYLEGHPVYRHHREKYGDPSVFGYKDFFPLFNAEYFNAEEWAALMSEAGARFGGLVAEHADGFSMWASRINRWNAMDLGPRRNIAAELSAAMQKRGLKAVLSFHHSSNLLQNTFLTKEGWDTADPQYADLYGKFLDPVVGFERWLVKIQEAVQTCRPDQIVFESGLDGIPDAYKRRMAAFVSSQQGQFGQSIIVAGLPQDFPAGAGIPILEPARVQAIQTSLWLALDSIGANSRCFTESLQLKSAQELIYELIDIVSKNGVLLLTISPRADGTIPSDQQQILSEIGRWLRVSGAAVYSTRPWDLYGEGGFSSSLNEMPVRFTSQAGTLYVITFGWPKSPLRPQSLQVRASDLRSKVTLLGLSDALPFRVDRNHRLAIDVPDLAPSQRPCSYACVFKLEGFDIQADPFYGPDALVLEAAAALLEGERLHRREHGGLNWIIWEDPQEKIHWLVHVRKPGRYAVRLEGSAAIGPVSLMVSCGSEKLRFGFPRTDDWEDLRFVEAGTIRFQRSGVYHLTLQTQDLKNWRPVNLCRIRLTPQ is encoded by the coding sequence ATGCAGTCTTTTATCGATTCCTTCTTTTTAGGGGCTCTCGGAATAGTTCTCGCATCTTTTGGCACAGCTTTGTCTCAGGGCCGGGAAGTGCCGGCTCAGGAGACGCTTCAAGAACCTTCATTGCCGCAATGGCTAAAGGATGCTAAATTCGGCATTCTTGTCTGCTGGGGGCCTTACAGTGTACCTGCCTTTGATAACGAATGGTATTTTCGGAATATGTATCTCGAAGGCCATCCGGTTTATCGGCATCATCGGGAAAAATACGGAGACCCATCCGTATTCGGATATAAGGATTTTTTCCCGCTTTTTAATGCGGAGTACTTTAACGCCGAAGAATGGGCGGCCCTGATGTCGGAGGCGGGGGCCCGCTTCGGCGGTCTGGTGGCCGAACATGCCGACGGGTTTTCGATGTGGGCCAGCCGAATCAACCGCTGGAATGCAATGGATTTAGGGCCTCGGCGAAATATTGCCGCCGAATTATCCGCTGCGATGCAAAAACGCGGACTGAAGGCAGTGCTGAGCTTTCATCATTCGTCCAATCTTCTTCAGAACACGTTTCTCACCAAAGAAGGATGGGATACGGCAGACCCTCAATATGCGGACCTTTACGGAAAGTTTCTTGACCCGGTGGTCGGTTTTGAGCGATGGCTGGTCAAAATCCAGGAGGCCGTCCAGACCTGCCGGCCGGACCAGATTGTCTTTGAATCCGGTCTTGACGGCATCCCGGATGCTTACAAACGCCGCATGGCCGCCTTCGTTTCCAGTCAGCAGGGACAATTCGGCCAATCCATTATTGTAGCCGGACTGCCTCAGGATTTTCCCGCAGGCGCAGGGATTCCGATTCTGGAACCGGCACGCGTTCAGGCAATCCAAACCTCCCTGTGGCTCGCCCTCGACTCTATCGGAGCAAACAGCCGCTGTTTCACCGAGTCGCTGCAGTTGAAATCCGCCCAGGAGCTGATTTATGAATTGATTGATATCGTCAGCAAAAACGGGGTTCTGCTTTTGACCATCAGTCCCCGTGCCGATGGAACAATCCCCTCCGACCAGCAGCAGATTCTTTCCGAAATCGGGCGGTGGCTTCGGGTCAGCGGTGCGGCTGTTTATTCGACCCGTCCCTGGGACTTGTACGGAGAGGGCGGCTTTTCATCCTCTTTGAATGAGATGCCGGTTCGTTTTACATCTCAGGCGGGGACCCTTTATGTCATCACATTCGGCTGGCCGAAAAGCCCTTTGCGGCCCCAATCCCTGCAGGTGCGTGCCTCCGATTTACGCTCCAAAGTTACTCTTTTGGGCTTGTCTGATGCCTTGCCGTTTCGAGTGGACCGCAACCATCGGCTGGCAATTGATGTGCCTGACCTTGCCCCCTCGCAGCGTCCCTGTTCCTATGCCTGTGTTTTCAAATTGGAGGGGTTCGACATTCAGGCCGACCCCTTTTACGGCCCCGATGCCCTGGTGCTCGAAGCGGCCGCCGCACTGCTCGAAGGAGAGCGTCTTCACCGCCGAGAACACGGCGGTTTGAACTGGATTATCTGGGAAGACCCGCAGGAGAAAATCCACTGGCTTGTTCACGTTCGAAAGCCCGGGCGCTATGCCGTCCGACTGGAGGGCTCGGCCGCTATCGGTCCGGTTTCCCTGATGGTCTCCTGCGGCTCGGAAAAACTCCGTTTCGGATTTCCCCGAACGGACGACTGGGAGGACCTGCGGTTTGTGGAAGCGGGGACAATCCGTTTTCAGAGGTCCGGCGTCTATCATCTGACGCTTCAGACGCAAGACCTGAAAAACTGGCGTCCGGTGAATCTGTGCCGGATTCGTTTGACACCTCAATAG